The following are encoded together in the Pseudomonadota bacterium genome:
- a CDS encoding HDOD domain-containing protein, which yields MLPSDLTSKLEGVRDLPSPPKLAQELIELAEDPEVTLAAIGGVIEKDPALASKLLRVANSSLYSRGRARETVRQAILALGLNGTMTLALSFSLVSSIRDTQTTGINLKRYWRRSLMAANGARALAEAAGLTCYEQVFLASILQDIGVLVLDRAMPSLYDGAPDVLTDHAGLIVHEQGALNANHAQVGEWLLDRWRLAHPICHAVGTSHGAGAIDPEYEFAGLSRCVALSGDLADVWFLEEPHAAMSSLAIAAEQLLDIGTADLLDIFVELRDQLPETEAIFEMDILDPSEAERITAKAGELLSANSSAGERPALVWTANQMHERLAREFPVAKRERWPLSVATIFLGEGVDGAATAVAAKRAQAELPDTAALAVMDDARLLAMFSGVPAGEAERATRALFGPLTWGETAEPALDRNALRVGLATLGDERDYADAGNLVRAATAALHRAIRGPAGGVVQHAGDEDDVIALDAQNPTINDFMAARAH from the coding sequence GTGCTCCCATCGGATCTCACGTCCAAGCTCGAAGGCGTTCGCGATCTGCCTTCACCGCCCAAGCTAGCCCAGGAACTCATTGAATTGGCTGAGGATCCTGAGGTAACCCTCGCTGCTATCGGCGGCGTGATCGAGAAGGACCCGGCGCTCGCCTCGAAACTCCTGCGGGTGGCCAACTCCTCGCTCTACTCGCGCGGCCGCGCCCGCGAGACGGTGCGCCAGGCGATCCTGGCCCTGGGCCTCAACGGCACCATGACCCTCGCGCTCAGCTTCTCCCTCGTCTCCAGCATTCGCGACACGCAGACCACGGGTATCAATCTCAAGCGTTACTGGCGCCGCAGCCTGATGGCCGCCAACGGCGCCCGCGCCCTCGCCGAGGCGGCAGGCCTCACCTGCTACGAGCAGGTGTTCCTAGCCTCTATCCTGCAGGACATCGGCGTGCTCGTCCTCGATCGCGCCATGCCCTCGCTCTACGACGGCGCCCCGGACGTGCTCACGGACCACGCCGGCCTGATCGTGCACGAGCAGGGAGCGCTCAACGCCAACCACGCTCAGGTGGGGGAATGGCTGCTGGATCGCTGGCGCCTCGCCCATCCGATCTGCCACGCCGTGGGCACCAGCCACGGTGCCGGCGCGATCGATCCCGAATACGAGTTTGCCGGCCTGTCTCGATGCGTCGCGCTCTCCGGTGATCTCGCCGACGTGTGGTTCCTGGAAGAGCCCCACGCGGCGATGAGCTCCCTCGCCATCGCCGCCGAGCAGCTGCTGGACATCGGCACGGCCGACCTATTGGATATCTTCGTCGAGCTACGCGATCAGCTGCCCGAGACGGAAGCGATCTTCGAGATGGATATCCTCGATCCGTCCGAGGCCGAGCGGATCACGGCTAAGGCAGGGGAGCTCCTGTCAGCAAACAGCAGCGCCGGCGAGCGACCCGCGCTGGTCTGGACGGCGAACCAAATGCACGAGCGCCTCGCGCGCGAGTTTCCCGTGGCCAAACGGGAACGTTGGCCCTTGAGCGTGGCCACGATATTCCTCGGTGAAGGGGTGGACGGCGCGGCCACGGCGGTCGCCGCCAAACGCGCGCAGGCAGAGCTACCGGATACGGCCGCGCTGGCCGTGATGGACGACGCCCGGTTGCTGGCGATGTTCTCAGGCGTGCCCGCGGGCGAAGCCGAACGCGCGACCCGCGCCCTGTTCGGCCCCCTCACCTGGGGCGAGACGGCGGAACCCGCCCTCGACCGCAACGCCCTGCGCGTGGGCCTGGCGACGCTCGGCGATGAGCGCGATTACGCTGACGCGGGCAACCTCGTGCGAGCGGCCACCGCCGCCCTGCACCGGGCCATCCGGGGCCCCGCCGGCGGCGTCGTTCAGCACGCGGGCGACGAAGACGACGTGATCGCCCTCGACGCGCAGAACCCCACCATCAACGACTTCATGGCCGCTCGAGCGCACTGA
- a CDS encoding prephenate dehydrogenase/arogenate dehydrogenase family protein yields the protein MELDQLRERLTQIDQELLSLVAERDQLSQRIAEVKRREGRATRDFAREKTVLEGARQRARELGVSPGLAERLVRELIEASLTSQEAYRLTREGRGGGRRALVIGGAGKMGRWFAEFLGSQAFDVEIADPTGEVPGYPWRADWRELTLDHDVVVIATPMQVANEVLLAMAQSPPPGLVLDIGSLKAPLREGLQRAASAGVRVASIHPMFGPDAQLLSGRHVIFVDTGVAEATRAARELFDSTMARQVEMSLDDHDRLIAFVLGLSHALNIVFIAALAESHENVPRLQEMSSSTFDAQLGVSARVAQDNPHMYFEIQSLNDYNEQALAALEGALGRLTCAVRGGDEGDFVAMMRQGRDYFSALERP from the coding sequence GTGGAACTGGACCAGCTGCGCGAGCGCCTCACGCAGATAGACCAAGAGCTGCTGAGCCTGGTCGCCGAGCGCGACCAACTGTCGCAACGGATCGCCGAGGTGAAACGACGCGAAGGCCGCGCGACGCGCGATTTCGCCCGTGAGAAGACGGTGCTCGAGGGGGCCCGCCAGCGGGCGCGCGAGCTCGGCGTGTCGCCCGGCTTGGCGGAGCGCCTGGTGCGTGAGCTCATCGAAGCGTCACTCACCTCCCAGGAAGCGTATCGCCTGACCCGCGAGGGGCGCGGCGGCGGCCGCCGGGCGCTGGTGATAGGTGGTGCGGGCAAGATGGGCCGCTGGTTCGCCGAGTTCCTCGGCTCCCAGGCCTTCGATGTGGAGATCGCCGACCCGACGGGCGAGGTGCCGGGCTACCCCTGGCGTGCCGACTGGCGGGAGCTGACCCTGGACCACGATGTGGTGGTCATCGCCACGCCCATGCAGGTGGCGAACGAGGTGTTGCTGGCGATGGCACAGTCACCACCGCCGGGCCTGGTGCTCGACATCGGCTCGCTCAAGGCACCCCTGCGCGAGGGCCTGCAGCGCGCGGCCAGCGCAGGCGTGCGCGTAGCGTCGATCCACCCGATGTTCGGCCCCGACGCGCAGCTCCTGTCGGGGCGGCACGTCATCTTCGTCGATACGGGGGTTGCCGAGGCCACCCGTGCCGCGCGCGAACTCTTCGACTCCACTATGGCCCGCCAGGTGGAGATGAGCCTGGATGATCACGATCGCCTGATCGCCTTCGTGCTCGGCCTGTCGCACGCCCTGAACATCGTGTTCATCGCGGCCCTGGCCGAATCACACGAGAACGTGCCGAGGCTGCAGGAGATGTCGAGCAGCACCTTCGATGCACAGCTCGGGGTGTCGGCGCGGGTGGCCCAGGACAACCCGCACATGTACTTCGAGATTCAATCGCTGAACGACTACAACGAGCAGGCCCTGGCCGCCCTCGAAGGGGCGCTCGGGCGGCTGACCTGCGCGGTGCGCGGCGGCGACGAAGGGGACTTCGTCGCCATGATGCGCCAGGGGCGGGATTACTTCAGTGCGCTCGAGCGGCCATGA
- the mtnA gene encoding S-methyl-5-thioribose-1-phosphate isomerase, whose product MNVDGNPYRTIWLAADADAVNIIDQRWLPHRFEVVQLRRYQDGVEAIADMLVRGAPLIGATAAWSLYLAALEADRDNLGPSHLAQAAAELRAARPTAVNLAWAIDRMLASVADCQDLEQQVARLRTAAETLCEEDVQTNRSIGEHGLALIRRQQDQRHGEPVNILTHCNAGWLATVDWGTATAPIYLAHQEGIPVHVWVDETRPRNQGAQLTAWELAQAGIAHTVIVDNAGGHLMQHGLVDMCIVGTDRVTCTGDVCNKIGTYLKALAAFDNDIPFYVALPSSTIDWTLSDGLREVPIEERDSTEVSEVYGQTAGGKTQRVRITPAASDCANPAFDVTPARLVSALITERGVVDASEQALRARFKRVH is encoded by the coding sequence GTGAATGTCGACGGCAATCCCTATCGCACGATCTGGCTGGCAGCCGATGCCGATGCGGTGAACATCATCGACCAACGCTGGCTGCCCCACCGCTTCGAGGTGGTACAGCTTCGGCGCTACCAGGACGGGGTGGAGGCCATCGCGGACATGCTCGTGCGCGGCGCGCCCCTGATCGGCGCCACCGCAGCGTGGAGCCTGTACCTGGCCGCCCTCGAGGCCGACCGCGACAACTTAGGTCCTTCGCACCTCGCGCAGGCGGCGGCGGAACTGCGCGCCGCGCGCCCGACCGCCGTCAACCTGGCCTGGGCCATCGATCGCATGCTCGCGAGCGTGGCCGATTGCCAGGATCTCGAGCAGCAAGTGGCCCGCCTGCGCACTGCCGCCGAGACCCTCTGCGAGGAGGACGTGCAGACCAATCGCAGCATCGGCGAACACGGCCTGGCGCTCATCCGCCGCCAGCAGGACCAGCGCCATGGCGAACCCGTGAACATCCTCACCCACTGCAACGCCGGCTGGCTCGCCACGGTGGACTGGGGCACGGCCACGGCACCGATCTACCTGGCGCACCAGGAGGGCATCCCCGTCCACGTGTGGGTAGACGAGACGCGGCCGCGCAACCAGGGCGCGCAGCTCACCGCTTGGGAACTCGCCCAGGCGGGCATTGCGCACACGGTGATCGTGGACAACGCCGGCGGACACCTCATGCAGCACGGCCTCGTGGACATGTGCATCGTCGGCACCGACCGGGTGACCTGCACGGGCGATGTCTGCAACAAGATCGGCACCTACCTGAAGGCCCTGGCCGCCTTCGACAACGACATCCCCTTCTACGTCGCCCTCCCCTCATCCACCATCGACTGGACCTTGAGCGATGGATTACGTGAGGTACCTATCGAAGAGCGCGACAGCACGGAGGTGAGCGAAGTGTACGGCCAGACGGCCGGCGGCAAGACCCAACGGGTGCGTATCACCCCCGCCGCGAGCGACTGCGCGAACCCGGCCTTCGACGTCACCCCCGCCCGCCTGGTCAGCGCGCTGATCACCGAGCGCGGCGTGGTGGACGCGAGCGAACAGGCCCTGCGCGCCCGTTTCAAACGGGTGCACTGA
- a CDS encoding class II aldolase/adducin family protein has product MSIDEGVIKFRSDLERAPPPAEDSTLLGLNAWRSRLFDARLIGEYVDAGVGYGNVSAKLANGHVLMTGTQTGHLPRLKPSNYTEVIAYDLQANRVRARGPVEPSSETLAHMALYAAIPSCGAVFHVHDAQAWQRYRDDWPTTGTDVAYGTPAMAGELGRLYRETRFAEDRIAIMGGHEDGIIAWGRTLDEAGEVLLRRLREYR; this is encoded by the coding sequence ATGAGCATCGATGAGGGGGTCATCAAGTTCCGCTCGGATCTCGAGCGAGCCCCGCCCCCGGCGGAGGACAGCACGCTGCTGGGGCTCAACGCCTGGCGCTCACGGCTGTTCGACGCGCGCCTCATCGGCGAGTACGTCGACGCGGGCGTCGGCTACGGCAACGTCAGTGCCAAGCTTGCGAACGGCCACGTCTTGATGACGGGCACGCAAACCGGTCACCTGCCCCGGCTCAAGCCGTCGAACTACACGGAGGTGATCGCCTACGACCTGCAGGCGAATCGTGTGCGCGCTCGCGGCCCCGTCGAGCCCTCCTCGGAGACCCTGGCGCACATGGCGCTCTACGCGGCGATCCCCAGTTGCGGCGCCGTCTTCCACGTCCACGATGCCCAGGCCTGGCAACGTTACCGCGACGACTGGCCCACCACCGGCACGGACGTCGCCTACGGCACGCCCGCCATGGCTGGGGAGCTCGGTCGCCTCTACCGTGAGACGCGCTTCGCTGAGGATCGCATCGCCATCATGGGCGGGCATGAAGACGGCATCATCGCCTGGGGTCGCACCCTGGACGAGGCGGGCGAGGTACTCCTGCGTCGCCTGCGGGAATATCGTTAG
- a CDS encoding DUF72 domain-containing protein, which produces MELLEGTSGYSYKEWVGTFYPEKTKPAAMLECYAQALPAVEINNTFYRLPKKDVLTRWAAQVPEHFRFFIKASRRITHLKRLVEAEEETRYLLDTTSVLEQRLGGILFQLPPFLRLDLERLQAFQALLPADLNVTFEFRHPSWQCEETVEALAQAGHALCVSHTAPDPEAEEDTAQAAPEDLLVATARHAYLRLRAVSYTDQELTQWLARLRALDIARAYVFFKHEDEATGPALAKRLRALHEGQA; this is translated from the coding sequence GTGGAGCTACTCGAAGGCACCAGCGGCTACAGCTACAAGGAGTGGGTAGGCACCTTCTACCCCGAGAAGACCAAACCCGCCGCAATGCTCGAGTGCTACGCCCAGGCGCTGCCGGCGGTGGAGATCAACAACACCTTCTATCGCTTACCTAAGAAAGACGTACTCACCCGCTGGGCGGCGCAGGTGCCCGAGCACTTTCGATTCTTCATCAAGGCGTCGCGACGGATCACGCACCTGAAGCGTCTTGTAGAGGCGGAGGAAGAGACCCGCTACTTGCTGGACACCACGTCGGTGCTCGAGCAGCGCTTGGGGGGCATCCTGTTCCAGCTGCCACCGTTTCTGCGCCTGGACCTGGAGCGCTTGCAGGCCTTTCAGGCGTTGCTGCCGGCGGACCTGAACGTGACCTTCGAGTTTCGCCACCCCTCGTGGCAGTGCGAGGAGACGGTCGAGGCGCTGGCGCAGGCTGGCCACGCCTTGTGCGTGAGCCACACGGCGCCAGACCCGGAGGCAGAGGAAGACACAGCCCAGGCGGCGCCCGAGGATCTGCTCGTCGCCACGGCCAGGCACGCTTATCTGCGCCTGCGGGCGGTGTCCTACACCGACCAGGAACTCACGCAGTGGCTGGCGCGTCTGCGCGCCCTCGACATCGCGCGGGCGTACGTCTTCTTCAAGCACGAAGATGAGGCCACCGGGCCCGCCCTGGCCAAACGCCTGCGCGCGCTGCACGAGGGGCAGGCGTAA
- a CDS encoding tetratricopeptide repeat protein, producing the protein MLRTVGLYMGACWVAVEFADWLVGRYNLPDRVVDLTLIGLLSFTPTVALLARNHGEPGHQEWTLTEKLAIPANGLLSIALIGTLFFGQPFNGAQEAPTQVFETRTVTDPSGETMTRPVVSQALSQGITLFFFDNDTGDERLDWMQYGATIALYADLTQHPYVKAWTPFVGMEAYGMFQLRKAGFDDGLDVPVALKRTIADKGLMEYFVGGRLEPNEAGDSTDLVALLYDTASSRVVREMRQDIGADGAGLFAAIDAVTAQMFSSLNLPEGEEVFVDLPTADRLTNSLSAFEKHTNGVTAQMLDSDRDRALALWQQAVLEDPSFAVSHLTMGRTLFESGMMLDGGMAMQTALRHDYKLNDRERFVAKGMNYVFRGDRDKELATYETWTELHPNDPVAYMYLGSAYLYGQNDPTNALQSYESAIDLDPRETWLLAKIAYLHELGGNREAAIEYYTRYAEVAPDDPGPLNSLGNLHRREGDLARARAFFERAVIVARGMVDPTLNLAELDLREGRYDAALARLDEAAQIAATPRQHAAVLRQRIAYLSQRGQEDAVLAALPELAEQATQFMAPIDVIMGVWVEYVDHYVMAGQVEEAVEMLRGHEAQLQPPLNTLLDVGYLKVAVAMGDPQAATIHGEAAGELLDTLGIDHMKAYVGYYSGRVLALRGEPDEAIAELEQARATYLASIQRIQDESLEFEIATQLADFYMAQGRLADARSNFEFVLARYPANVEANLGMAKLLQREGEDAAAAPYLAAVNTALAEADTDHPLLLATRTVEASLDI; encoded by the coding sequence ATGCTGCGAACCGTAGGCCTCTACATGGGTGCCTGTTGGGTCGCCGTCGAATTCGCCGACTGGCTCGTGGGGCGCTACAACTTACCGGACCGCGTGGTCGACCTGACCCTCATCGGCCTGCTGTCCTTCACGCCCACCGTCGCCCTGCTGGCGCGCAACCACGGCGAACCGGGACACCAGGAGTGGACCCTCACGGAGAAGCTGGCGATCCCCGCCAACGGCCTGCTCAGCATCGCCCTGATCGGCACACTGTTCTTCGGGCAGCCCTTCAACGGGGCGCAAGAAGCACCCACCCAAGTGTTCGAGACGCGCACGGTGACCGACCCGAGCGGCGAGACCATGACTCGCCCCGTCGTCTCCCAAGCCTTGAGCCAGGGGATCACCCTGTTCTTCTTCGACAACGACACGGGCGATGAGCGCCTCGACTGGATGCAGTACGGCGCCACCATCGCCCTCTACGCCGACCTCACGCAGCACCCCTACGTCAAAGCCTGGACGCCCTTCGTCGGCATGGAGGCCTACGGGATGTTCCAGCTGCGCAAGGCCGGCTTCGACGATGGTCTGGACGTGCCTGTCGCCCTCAAGCGCACGATCGCGGACAAGGGCTTGATGGAGTATTTCGTCGGCGGGCGCCTGGAGCCCAACGAGGCGGGCGACTCGACCGACCTGGTGGCACTGCTCTACGACACCGCCTCCTCGCGAGTCGTGCGCGAGATGCGCCAGGACATCGGCGCCGACGGTGCGGGTCTCTTCGCCGCCATCGATGCCGTGACCGCACAGATGTTCTCGTCCCTCAACTTGCCGGAGGGTGAGGAGGTCTTCGTCGACCTGCCCACCGCCGACCGCCTGACCAATTCCTTAAGCGCCTTCGAAAAGCACACCAACGGCGTGACCGCGCAGATGCTCGACAGCGATCGCGACCGCGCCCTCGCCCTGTGGCAGCAGGCGGTACTGGAGGACCCGTCCTTCGCCGTCTCTCACCTGACCATGGGCCGTACGCTGTTCGAGAGCGGCATGATGCTCGACGGCGGCATGGCGATGCAGACCGCCCTGCGCCACGACTACAAGCTGAACGATCGCGAGCGCTTCGTCGCCAAGGGCATGAACTACGTGTTCCGCGGCGATCGAGACAAGGAGCTGGCCACCTACGAGACCTGGACCGAGCTGCACCCGAACGATCCCGTGGCCTACATGTACCTGGGATCCGCCTACCTCTACGGGCAGAACGATCCGACCAACGCGCTGCAGTCCTACGAGAGCGCGATCGATCTGGATCCGCGGGAAACCTGGTTGCTGGCCAAGATCGCCTACCTGCACGAGCTCGGGGGAAATCGCGAGGCCGCGATCGAGTACTACACGCGCTACGCCGAGGTCGCCCCCGATGACCCGGGCCCGCTCAACAGCTTGGGCAACCTGCACCGCCGCGAGGGCGATCTGGCCCGCGCGCGGGCCTTCTTCGAACGCGCGGTGATCGTGGCCCGCGGCATGGTCGACCCCACCCTCAACCTGGCCGAACTCGACCTGCGTGAGGGCCGCTACGACGCCGCCCTGGCGCGCCTCGACGAGGCGGCGCAGATCGCCGCCACGCCACGCCAGCACGCCGCCGTCCTGCGCCAGCGCATCGCCTACCTCAGCCAGCGCGGTCAGGAGGACGCCGTGCTCGCCGCGCTGCCCGAGCTCGCCGAGCAGGCCACCCAGTTCATGGCCCCCATCGACGTGATCATGGGCGTGTGGGTGGAGTACGTGGACCACTACGTGATGGCGGGCCAAGTCGAGGAGGCGGTGGAGATGCTGCGCGGGCACGAAGCGCAGCTGCAACCGCCCCTGAACACCCTGCTGGACGTGGGCTACCTGAAGGTGGCTGTGGCCATGGGGGATCCCCAAGCGGCAACGATCCACGGCGAAGCGGCGGGCGAGCTGCTCGACACCCTCGGGATCGACCACATGAAGGCCTACGTCGGCTACTACTCGGGGCGCGTGCTCGCCTTGCGCGGCGAGCCTGACGAAGCCATCGCCGAACTGGAGCAGGCACGGGCCACGTACCTGGCCTCGATTCAGCGCATCCAGGACGAGAGTCTGGAGTTCGAGATCGCCACCCAGCTCGCCGACTTCTACATGGCGCAGGGACGCCTGGCCGATGCGCGCAGCAACTTCGAGTTCGTGCTAGCCCGCTACCCGGCCAACGTCGAAGCCAACCTCGGCATGGCCAAGCTGCTCCAGCGCGAGGGCGAAGACGCCGCCGCGGCACCGTATCTAGCCGCCGTGAACA